Proteins found in one Sporosarcina sp. FSL K6-3457 genomic segment:
- a CDS encoding superoxide dismutase: MAYQLPELPYAYDALEPHFDKETMNIHHTKHHNAYVTNLNNALAGNEELLSKSIEELIANLDAVPEAARTAVRNNGGGHANHSLFWEQLSADGGGQPTGALAEAIDKKFGSFDAFKEEFAKAGATRFGSGWAWLSLNNGELEVTSTPNQDSPIMEGNTPLLGLDVWEHAYYLHYQNRRPDYIAAFWNVVNWDEVAKRFGK, encoded by the coding sequence ATGGCTTACCAACTACCTGAACTTCCTTATGCATACGATGCATTGGAACCACATTTTGACAAAGAAACGATGAACATTCACCACACTAAACACCATAACGCTTATGTAACGAATTTGAATAACGCACTTGCTGGAAACGAAGAGCTTCTTAGCAAGTCAATTGAAGAATTGATTGCAAACCTTGATGCTGTTCCAGAAGCGGCACGTACGGCTGTCCGTAATAACGGTGGAGGCCACGCTAACCACTCATTATTCTGGGAGCAACTTTCAGCTGATGGCGGTGGACAACCAACTGGCGCACTTGCTGAAGCGATTGATAAAAAATTCGGTAGCTTTGATGCATTTAAAGAAGAGTTCGCAAAAGCGGGCGCTACACGTTTTGGATCAGGCTGGGCTTGGTTATCATTGAACAATGGCGAGTTGGAAGTAACGTCAACGCCAAACCAAGATTCACCAATCATGGAAGGCAATACACCACTTCTTGGACTTGACGTTTGGGAGCACGCGTATTACCTACACTACCAAAACCGTCGCCCTGACTACATTGCGGCATTCTGGAACGTAGTAAACTGGGACGAAGTTGCAAAACGTTTCGGTAAATAA
- a CDS encoding deoxyribonuclease IV translates to MTNDQPLLLGSHVSMSGSKMLLGSSEEAASYGASTFMIYTGAPQNTRRKPIEELNIAAGQLHMADNGLTNIVVHAPYIINIANTLKPETFELGVTFLQKEIERTAALGIDQIVLHPGAHVGAGVDLGIAKIIEGLNEVLSQDYPVRIALETMAGKGTECGRNFDEIAAIIDGVKRNERLSVCFDTCHVHDAGYDIVGDFEGVLNEFDNIVGLDRISVIHVNDSKNERGAMKDRHENIGFGHIGFEPLSYIVHHPTFQAVPKILETPFIGTDPKKKVSPYQIEIEMLKAKTFQPEKIDQLRAE, encoded by the coding sequence ATGACAAACGATCAACCTTTATTGCTTGGCTCTCACGTCTCGATGAGTGGCAGTAAAATGCTACTCGGTTCGAGTGAGGAAGCGGCAAGCTACGGAGCATCTACTTTTATGATTTATACGGGGGCACCTCAGAACACGCGGAGGAAGCCGATTGAAGAACTCAATATCGCGGCGGGGCAATTGCATATGGCGGACAATGGGCTAACTAATATCGTGGTGCATGCGCCTTATATTATTAATATTGCTAACACATTAAAGCCAGAAACTTTTGAGTTAGGTGTGACTTTTCTACAGAAGGAAATTGAACGGACAGCTGCGCTCGGCATCGATCAGATTGTGCTGCATCCAGGTGCTCATGTTGGAGCCGGTGTCGATTTGGGCATTGCTAAAATTATTGAAGGGCTGAACGAAGTACTTTCCCAAGATTATCCGGTGCGTATTGCACTGGAAACAATGGCGGGTAAAGGGACTGAATGTGGCCGTAACTTTGATGAAATTGCGGCGATTATTGATGGTGTGAAGCGTAATGAACGGCTATCCGTTTGTTTTGATACCTGTCACGTCCATGACGCAGGCTACGATATCGTAGGCGATTTTGAAGGTGTGCTGAATGAGTTCGATAATATTGTTGGACTAGATAGAATTTCTGTCATACACGTCAATGATAGTAAAAATGAGCGGGGGGCTATGAAAGACCGCCATGAGAACATTGGATTCGGTCATATCGGTTTTGAACCACTGTCTTACATCGTTCATCATCCAACATTCCAAGCTGTTCCAAAGATTTTGGAAACACCTTTTATCGGGACGGACCCCAAAAAGAAAGTGTCGCCTTACCAAATTGAGATTGAAATGCTGAAGGCGAAGACATTCCAGCCTGAGAAAATAGATCAATTAAGAGCAGAATAA
- a CDS encoding Na/Pi cotransporter family protein, giving the protein MEVNWQEMLFQFLGGLGIFLFAIKYMGDGLQKTAGDRLRTILDRFTTNPFMGVLVGIIVTVLIQSSSGTTVITVGLVSAGFMTLRQAIGVIMGANIGTTVTAFIIGLDVGAYALPIMAVGAFLIFFIRKNQVKNIGEVIFGFGGLFLGLELMSDGMKPLREFEAFTDMMVSMSDQPMLGVVVGTVFTLIVQSSSATVGILQGLYAENLVDLNGALPILFGDNIGTTITAVLASIGASVAAKRAAATHVLFNIVGTVIFLMLLVPFTAYVEWISGVLALENKMQIAFAHGSFNIANTIIQFPLIGAWAWLVTKVIPGEDVTIEYKPKHLDRHFIDQSPAVAIGQAKEEIVRMGEFGVQGLQQSFEYLKTGNKKHAETAYQIEDAINNLDRKITDYLIEISSVSISPLESARHVMLMDSVRDIERIGDHFENIIELIDFRDVNRVKLTEDAMDELTEMFTLTIETVQKAVDSLNLNDMELARTVAEQEDLIDKMERRFRKSHILRLNEGRCSAQSGMVFVDIVSNLERIGDHAVNIAEAILGNRG; this is encoded by the coding sequence ATGGAGGTAAACTGGCAGGAAATGCTGTTTCAGTTTCTGGGCGGATTAGGGATATTCTTATTCGCAATAAAGTATATGGGTGATGGCTTACAAAAAACAGCAGGTGATCGACTTCGCACAATTCTGGATCGCTTCACGACCAACCCGTTTATGGGTGTGCTCGTTGGTATTATCGTGACAGTGCTTATTCAATCGAGTTCTGGAACGACTGTTATTACAGTTGGACTTGTCAGTGCAGGCTTTATGACGCTGCGCCAAGCAATTGGTGTTATAATGGGAGCCAATATTGGGACAACTGTGACGGCATTCATCATCGGGCTTGATGTCGGAGCATATGCATTGCCAATCATGGCAGTTGGAGCATTCCTTATTTTCTTCATTAGGAAAAATCAAGTTAAAAATATTGGGGAAGTTATATTTGGCTTCGGTGGACTATTCCTTGGACTCGAATTGATGAGTGACGGGATGAAACCACTTCGGGAATTTGAAGCCTTCACGGATATGATGGTGTCGATGAGTGACCAACCGATGCTTGGTGTAGTTGTCGGAACGGTTTTCACATTAATTGTTCAAAGTTCTAGTGCGACGGTTGGGATTTTACAGGGCCTTTACGCTGAAAACCTTGTCGATTTGAATGGGGCTCTCCCGATTCTATTTGGAGATAATATCGGAACGACAATTACAGCTGTTCTCGCGTCGATCGGTGCGTCAGTTGCAGCAAAACGAGCTGCAGCAACGCATGTGCTCTTCAATATTGTGGGGACAGTTATCTTCTTGATGCTCCTCGTTCCGTTCACGGCTTATGTTGAATGGATATCAGGAGTGCTGGCCCTTGAGAATAAGATGCAAATTGCATTTGCACACGGTTCCTTCAACATTGCCAATACTATTATCCAGTTCCCGCTTATCGGAGCGTGGGCCTGGTTGGTAACAAAAGTAATTCCAGGTGAAGATGTAACTATTGAATATAAACCGAAGCATTTGGACAGGCATTTCATCGATCAATCACCAGCTGTTGCAATTGGACAAGCGAAAGAAGAAATTGTTCGCATGGGTGAATTTGGAGTTCAGGGATTACAGCAGTCTTTCGAATACTTGAAGACAGGCAATAAAAAACATGCGGAAACGGCCTATCAGATTGAAGATGCTATCAATAATCTAGATCGCAAAATTACCGATTATTTGATTGAAATTTCTTCTGTTAGTATTTCACCGCTTGAATCAGCACGCCATGTTATGCTGATGGACTCGGTACGTGATATTGAACGCATCGGGGACCATTTTGAAAATATTATTGAACTGATTGACTTCCGAGATGTTAACCGTGTGAAATTAACGGAGGATGCAATGGATGAGCTGACAGAAATGTTCACTTTAACTATTGAAACGGTTCAAAAAGCAGTTGACTCGCTCAATCTGAATGATATGGAATTGGCGAGAACTGTTGCTGAACAAGAGGACTTAATCGATAAAATGGAACGCAGATTTAGAAAGTCGCATATTTTACGACTGAATGAAGGTCGTTGTAGTGCGCAATCAGGCATGGTGTTTGTCGATATCGTCTCGAATTTAGAGCGTATTGGTGATCATGCTGTGAATATCGCGGAAGCCATTTTAGGCAATAGAGGATAA
- a CDS encoding DUF456 domain-containing protein — protein sequence MEMVGWIVAIVLFIIAFAGLVYPIIPSAVFLVGGFLLYGWIHTFDGMNIFFWIIQVLFVILLFGADTLSNLVGVKKFGGSKAGMWGSTIGLLLGPFVIPVAGILIGPFLGAVIAELIVSRSDVKQAFKTGVGSLVGFLTSVVTKGCVMVVMIAIFVYFVR from the coding sequence ATGGAAATGGTAGGCTGGATTGTTGCAATCGTACTGTTCATCATCGCATTTGCTGGACTTGTGTATCCAATCATTCCGTCGGCGGTTTTCCTAGTAGGTGGATTTCTCCTCTATGGATGGATTCATACGTTTGATGGGATGAATATCTTCTTCTGGATCATCCAAGTGTTATTCGTTATTTTGTTGTTCGGTGCGGACACTTTGTCCAATCTAGTAGGGGTGAAGAAATTCGGCGGCTCGAAGGCTGGGATGTGGGGTAGTACAATTGGCTTGCTCCTCGGTCCATTCGTCATTCCTGTCGCAGGTATTTTGATAGGGCCGTTTCTCGGAGCTGTCATTGCAGAATTGATCGTCTCTCGGTCTGATGTCAAGCAGGCATTCAAAACTGGTGTAGGTTCGCTCGTTGGATTTCTAACATCAGTCGTAACAAAAGGTTGTGTCATGGTCGTGATGATTGCCATCTTTGTCTACTTTGTTCGATAA
- the ispG gene encoding flavodoxin-dependent (E)-4-hydroxy-3-methylbut-2-enyl-diphosphate synthase, with product MKPMINRANTRQVRVGNLTIGGSDELFIQSMTTTKTHDVEATVAEILRLEEAGCQIVRVACPDERAAYSIGAIKEKINIPLVVDIHFDYKLALIAIEQGADKIRINPGNIGRQAKVEAVVNAAKAKGIPIRIGVNAGSLEKKILEKYGYPTADGMVESALHHIKILEDLDFHDIIVSLKASDVNLAVEAYQKAAAAFDYPLHLGITESGTLFAGSIKSAAGLGTLLSAGIGNTMRVSLSADPVQEIKVARELLKIFGLSSNAATLISCPTCGRIEIDLIAIANEVEEYISHIKAPLKVAVLGCAVNGPGEAREADIGIAGARGEGLLFMKGEIVRKVPEATMVDELKIEIDKLAEEYFEKKRQEELLLQAGKTE from the coding sequence ATGAAACCAATGATAAACAGAGCAAACACACGTCAGGTCCGCGTCGGTAATTTGACCATCGGGGGCAGTGACGAGCTTTTCATCCAAAGTATGACAACAACAAAGACGCATGATGTCGAAGCGACTGTTGCAGAAATTCTGCGTTTAGAGGAAGCCGGATGCCAAATCGTCCGCGTTGCATGCCCAGACGAACGTGCTGCCTATTCAATTGGAGCTATCAAGGAAAAAATCAATATCCCACTCGTTGTCGATATTCATTTTGATTATAAGCTAGCATTGATTGCGATTGAACAAGGGGCAGATAAAATCCGTATTAACCCTGGGAATATCGGTAGACAGGCGAAAGTTGAAGCGGTTGTCAATGCAGCAAAAGCAAAAGGGATTCCGATTCGTATCGGTGTCAACGCAGGTTCGCTTGAGAAAAAGATTCTCGAAAAATACGGCTATCCAACGGCGGATGGTATGGTCGAAAGCGCGCTTCACCATATTAAAATATTAGAAGACCTTGATTTTCATGACATCATCGTGTCTCTAAAAGCATCTGATGTCAATTTGGCAGTCGAGGCCTATCAGAAAGCCGCAGCTGCCTTCGATTATCCATTACACTTAGGTATTACAGAATCCGGCACATTGTTTGCTGGATCGATTAAGAGTGCAGCAGGTCTCGGGACACTTCTGTCAGCTGGTATTGGTAACACAATGCGTGTTTCCCTGAGTGCAGACCCTGTTCAGGAAATTAAAGTAGCACGGGAATTATTAAAAATATTCGGTCTGTCCTCTAACGCGGCAACACTTATTTCTTGCCCAACATGTGGACGTATTGAAATTGACCTCATCGCAATCGCGAATGAAGTCGAAGAGTACATTTCACATATTAAAGCTCCACTTAAAGTTGCGGTGCTCGGTTGTGCAGTTAACGGTCCAGGCGAAGCGCGGGAAGCCGATATCGGTATCGCGGGAGCACGTGGCGAAGGTTTACTCTTTATGAAGGGTGAAATCGTTCGTAAAGTGCCTGAAGCAACGATGGTTGATGAACTGAAGATTGAAATTGATAAACTGGCGGAGGAATATTTTGAAAAGAAACGCCAGGAAGAATTACTGCTACAAGCAGGGAAAACGGAATGA
- a CDS encoding Fur family transcriptional regulator — protein sequence MTLDEAWRILQDKQFKRTKNRETILQFFSQNDRYLTAAEVRGFMEQDNPGISFDTIYRNLTTFAELGILEETDLTGERHFRMQCDPGVHHHHFICTACGKTRSIPHCPMEMITVNLPDYEVEGHKFEIYGKCPLCVAN from the coding sequence ATGACACTCGATGAGGCGTGGCGTATACTGCAAGACAAGCAATTTAAACGAACGAAAAATCGAGAAACGATTCTTCAGTTTTTCTCGCAAAATGATCGTTATTTAACAGCGGCCGAAGTACGAGGGTTTATGGAACAAGATAATCCAGGCATTAGTTTCGATACGATTTACAGGAATCTCACGACATTTGCAGAACTCGGAATTTTGGAGGAAACAGATTTGACGGGAGAACGCCATTTCCGTATGCAATGCGATCCTGGTGTCCATCATCATCATTTCATCTGCACGGCTTGTGGTAAGACTCGCAGTATCCCGCATTGCCCGATGGAAATGATTACGGTCAATTTACCAGATTATGAAGTAGAAGGACATAAGTTTGAGATTTACGGCAAATGTCCATTATGTGTGGCGAATTAA
- a CDS encoding 5' nucleotidase, NT5C type, translated as MRNIRFGIDIDGTVTCPTSLLPHINEQFGCSLVLDDITEYDLTEAFPVDKDIFWQWYKGAEAHIYSTSPAQAYAKKVLDDWHTQFELYYISARGPEVHEATVNWFNREEIPYDHIELVGSHHKIATAKKFGVHAFFEDKHDNAVEIHETLNIPVILFDTPYNREPIPEGVIRVNNWQEANDQIKKLFPIEQAVLK; from the coding sequence ATGAGAAATATCCGTTTCGGCATCGACATCGATGGTACGGTGACATGCCCCACTTCCCTGTTGCCGCATATCAATGAACAATTTGGCTGTAGTCTTGTGCTGGATGATATTACGGAATATGACTTGACTGAAGCATTCCCAGTCGATAAAGATATCTTTTGGCAGTGGTATAAAGGCGCAGAAGCACATATTTACAGTACTTCTCCTGCACAAGCCTATGCAAAAAAAGTATTGGATGACTGGCATACACAGTTCGAACTGTATTACATTTCTGCCCGTGGTCCAGAAGTCCATGAGGCTACAGTGAATTGGTTCAACCGTGAAGAAATTCCGTACGACCATATCGAACTTGTTGGCAGTCATCATAAAATTGCCACGGCAAAAAAGTTTGGCGTCCATGCCTTTTTTGAAGATAAGCATGACAATGCCGTAGAAATTCATGAAACACTGAATATCCCTGTCATTCTATTCGATACACCGTATAATCGAGAGCCTATTCCCGAAGGTGTCATTCGCGTCAATAACTGGCAGGAAGCCAATGATCAGATTAAGAAATTGTTTCCGATTGAACAAGCTGTATTGAAATAA
- a CDS encoding peptidoglycan D,D-transpeptidase FtsI family protein, translated as MKKQVHKADQAKIRQRKHIAFRMNFLFFSIFVLFSMLILRLGYLQIVKGEDYSLALERTEEITVNTSIPRGRIFDRLGTVMVDNEPQNAITYTKTTSTSANEMHNIAKVLADLIEQDTKRVTIGDKRDFWILTHPEEAKAKVSTEEQKAIEEGSPTLSRTEVQRAINKLTRERVTEEEINSFTDDELEVLAIYREMMSGYAYSPQIVKSGNVTKEEFAAVSERLGEPELQGVNTTTDWERVKKSTNAILGTTSTPIEGIPNSRKDYFLARDYARNDRVGKSYFEQYYEELLKGQKTIMKNIKDRSGRVVETKTIKEGEPGKDLVLTIDSELQLAIEDMVSAELLKLKAGPNAQELDRAFFVMMNPNNGEILSLVGKQVVKNKETGKFEILDYAYGTFTSSYEAGSTVKMATLLTGYQEGAARIGEVKIDEPLKIGGIYKRSLFNQHSRVAVNDIEAIGKSSNVYMFRIAIAMGKGNYRFGESMRIDKTAFDRFRQSFSSFGLGTKTGIDLPGEVPGIPGKDTLTGLLLDFSIGQYDTYTPLQLAQYVSTIANGGYRIAPKVLKEIREPSADGEIFGPLIQETEITILNRINSTDAEIEQVKRGMKYVYEQGTARNMFAGKDYDGAGKTGTAESYSNGSTINLSHVGFAPYENPEIAYAYIIPHITTTLTSPPGAQNDVTKLAVDKYFELKAQRAKDNTATVTQSIQQAPEEIGK; from the coding sequence TTGAAGAAGCAGGTGCATAAAGCCGATCAAGCTAAAATACGCCAACGAAAACATATTGCATTTCGCATGAACTTCCTATTCTTTTCAATTTTCGTCCTTTTTTCAATGCTTATTTTACGGCTAGGTTATTTACAAATCGTCAAAGGTGAAGATTATAGTCTCGCGCTTGAACGGACAGAAGAAATTACTGTCAATACAAGCATACCTAGAGGTAGAATATTCGATCGTTTAGGAACGGTTATGGTGGATAACGAACCCCAAAATGCCATCACGTATACGAAAACGACTTCAACAAGTGCAAATGAAATGCATAATATTGCTAAAGTACTAGCCGACCTGATTGAGCAAGATACCAAAAGAGTGACAATAGGTGATAAAAGAGACTTCTGGATTTTGACACATCCAGAGGAAGCAAAAGCGAAAGTATCAACGGAAGAGCAAAAAGCTATTGAAGAAGGATCGCCAACACTATCTCGTACAGAAGTCCAGCGTGCGATTAACAAGTTGACGCGAGAGCGAGTGACAGAAGAAGAGATTAACTCCTTTACAGACGATGAACTCGAAGTGCTTGCCATTTACAGGGAAATGATGTCTGGTTACGCTTATTCGCCACAAATCGTCAAAAGTGGTAATGTAACGAAAGAAGAGTTCGCAGCAGTCTCAGAACGTTTAGGAGAACCAGAACTACAGGGCGTCAATACGACGACAGATTGGGAGCGCGTAAAAAAATCGACGAATGCCATTCTCGGTACAACATCGACTCCAATCGAAGGAATTCCTAATTCACGTAAGGACTATTTCTTGGCCAGAGATTATGCAAGAAATGATCGTGTCGGAAAAAGTTATTTTGAGCAATATTATGAAGAGCTATTGAAAGGTCAAAAGACCATTATGAAAAACATCAAAGACCGTAGTGGTCGTGTTGTAGAAACGAAAACAATTAAAGAAGGAGAACCAGGTAAGGATCTTGTTCTGACGATTGATAGCGAGCTACAACTAGCGATTGAAGATATGGTCTCAGCAGAATTATTGAAATTGAAAGCAGGTCCGAATGCGCAGGAATTAGATAGGGCATTCTTTGTCATGATGAATCCAAATAACGGAGAAATCCTATCGCTCGTTGGTAAACAAGTTGTCAAAAATAAGGAAACTGGTAAATTCGAAATACTAGATTATGCGTATGGTACGTTCACCTCATCTTATGAAGCCGGATCGACTGTGAAGATGGCAACTTTACTCACTGGTTATCAGGAAGGTGCAGCACGTATTGGAGAAGTGAAAATAGATGAACCGCTTAAAATCGGGGGAATTTATAAAAGGTCACTTTTCAACCAACATTCTAGAGTCGCTGTAAATGATATTGAAGCTATTGGTAAATCTTCAAACGTTTATATGTTTAGGATTGCCATTGCAATGGGGAAAGGGAATTACAGATTTGGAGAATCAATGAGAATCGATAAAACCGCATTCGATCGATTCCGTCAATCGTTTTCTTCATTTGGTCTAGGAACAAAGACGGGTATTGATTTGCCGGGTGAGGTGCCTGGGATTCCTGGAAAGGATACATTGACAGGATTATTACTAGACTTTTCTATCGGACAGTATGATACGTATACACCTCTCCAGCTTGCGCAGTATGTGTCGACGATTGCCAATGGTGGATACCGCATCGCACCAAAAGTATTAAAAGAAATTCGTGAGCCTTCTGCAGATGGTGAAATTTTCGGGCCTTTAATTCAGGAAACAGAGATTACGATTTTAAATCGTATTAATAGTACAGATGCAGAGATTGAGCAGGTGAAGCGTGGGATGAAGTATGTGTATGAGCAGGGGACGGCGAGAAATATGTTTGCTGGCAAAGATTATGACGGCGCCGGGAAAACGGGTACTGCGGAATCATATAGTAATGGCAGCACCATCAATCTATCGCATGTTGGTTTTGCTCCCTACGAAAATCCGGAAATTGCTTATGCATATATCATTCCGCATATCACTACAACATTGACATCCCCACCAGGTGCACAAAATGATGTCACCAAACTAGCTGTGGACAAATACTTTGAGCTAAAAGCGCAGCGAGCGAAAGACAATACGGCTACTGTGACACAGTCCATTCAACAGGCACCTGAAGAAATTGGTAAATAA
- a CDS encoding metal ABC transporter permease, with protein MISAILSYEFLQNAFLSGLIIGIVAPLLGLFIVVRRLALIADALSHVALAGIAGSLYLSQQVLFFAALNPVYLGIASAVGGSLLIEKLRGAYRHYEELAIPVILSAGIGLGAIFISLSKGFGSDLIGYLFGSVSAVSRQDLVIVIIIAIIVIAYIRFLYKELFALSFDQDYAKVSGVNSRYIQMVFMIITALVIGASMRIVGILLVSSLMTIPVAAAMQLAKSFKGAMIYSIVFGETAVIVGLVVAYYLDIAPGGTIVVTSIIILLLVLVWNKLRAGYNARAVKEGIV; from the coding sequence ATGATTAGCGCAATTTTATCGTATGAATTTCTGCAAAATGCATTTCTTTCTGGCTTAATCATTGGCATTGTTGCCCCTTTGCTGGGCTTGTTTATCGTCGTTAGGCGTCTCGCACTCATTGCGGATGCGCTTAGCCATGTCGCGCTTGCCGGCATTGCGGGCAGTCTGTATTTGAGTCAGCAAGTACTGTTTTTTGCCGCATTGAATCCTGTGTATCTTGGGATTGCTTCAGCGGTTGGTGGTTCACTGCTCATCGAAAAATTGAGGGGGGCCTACCGTCATTATGAAGAACTCGCTATCCCAGTGATTTTATCGGCGGGTATCGGACTCGGTGCGATTTTCATTTCGTTATCGAAGGGCTTTGGTTCTGATTTGATTGGTTATTTGTTTGGCTCGGTATCAGCGGTGAGTAGACAGGATCTTGTCATTGTTATCATTATCGCGATCATCGTCATTGCTTATATCCGCTTTTTGTATAAGGAACTGTTTGCTCTGTCATTTGACCAGGACTATGCTAAAGTATCTGGTGTGAATTCACGTTACATTCAGATGGTCTTTATGATTATTACGGCACTGGTGATTGGGGCTTCGATGCGCATTGTAGGTATTTTGCTTGTGTCTTCGCTCATGACAATCCCAGTTGCAGCGGCTATGCAGCTGGCGAAAAGCTTCAAGGGAGCAATGATCTATTCAATCGTTTTCGGTGAAACAGCTGTGATTGTAGGACTCGTGGTGGCTTATTATTTGGATATTGCTCCTGGAGGCACGATTGTCGTTACGTCTATCATAATTTTGTTACTTGTTCTCGTTTGGAATAAATTACGGGCTGGCTACAATGCCCGTGCTGTGAAGGAGGGAATTGTATGA
- a CDS encoding DUF1189 family protein produces MKLYQIFKASIHEPKKLAAFRLLKIGKVFRFVFLFVTLFTVISFIRYVVGDAVLFEASPELLEQGQLIGGLIYPIAFILQLVISTFYIFLRISIFAYIGVVLLRLMKRRGEYRFMWNTAAIAITVPILVTIALDFFPAMSDYSMLITSLIHVGYIAAAAKYYPKLVK; encoded by the coding sequence GTGAAGCTATACCAAATTTTTAAAGCATCCATCCATGAACCCAAAAAGTTAGCCGCTTTCCGTTTATTGAAAATCGGTAAAGTTTTTCGCTTCGTGTTCCTATTTGTAACATTATTTACAGTCATCTCTTTTATACGTTATGTTGTGGGTGATGCTGTGTTATTCGAAGCTTCGCCAGAACTGCTTGAACAAGGTCAATTGATTGGCGGGCTCATCTATCCGATTGCTTTCATCCTGCAACTAGTGATTAGCACTTTTTATATTTTCCTTCGCATTAGCATTTTCGCCTATATTGGCGTCGTTCTGCTGCGATTGATGAAAAGGCGTGGAGAGTACCGATTTATGTGGAATACAGCGGCTATCGCTATAACAGTCCCTATCCTTGTAACCATTGCACTTGATTTTTTCCCAGCTATGAGTGACTACAGTATGCTAATTACATCGCTCATTCATGTCGGCTACATTGCTGCCGCAGCTAAGTATTACCCAAAACTAGTGAAATGA
- a CDS encoding metal ABC transporter ATP-binding protein translates to MKKTIIQLDDVSFSYEQSIALDHISLQVGEGEFWALIGPNGSGKSTLINIILGLLKPASGSVKLFGEDMESFNHRERIGYVSQKSNSFNSGFPATVLEVVRSGLTRKVGLFKSFTKQHEQQALEALRIVGMEPFASQNIGQLSGGQQQRVFIARALAGKPDLLIMDEPTVGIDQQNVASFYSMLNTLNREHGLAIVLVTHEIDLVTDLATHVACLNRTIHFHGVQAAYKNMEDQDVSRWYGHPVRRIHQQAAEVEQ, encoded by the coding sequence ATGAAAAAAACAATTATTCAATTGGACGATGTGAGTTTCAGTTATGAACAGTCTATCGCCCTCGATCATATTTCTCTCCAAGTAGGGGAAGGGGAATTTTGGGCACTGATTGGCCCCAATGGTTCCGGAAAATCGACACTGATCAATATTATACTTGGTCTTCTGAAGCCGGCGAGTGGGTCTGTGAAGTTATTTGGTGAGGACATGGAATCATTTAACCACCGAGAACGGATTGGCTATGTGTCGCAGAAATCGAATTCTTTTAACTCAGGATTTCCAGCGACTGTGCTGGAAGTTGTACGCAGTGGCTTGACGCGAAAAGTAGGGTTATTTAAAAGTTTCACGAAACAGCATGAGCAACAGGCATTAGAAGCACTTCGGATTGTGGGGATGGAGCCGTTTGCAAGCCAGAATATCGGTCAATTATCCGGTGGTCAGCAGCAGCGCGTGTTCATCGCACGGGCGCTTGCAGGCAAGCCAGACCTGCTTATTATGGATGAGCCAACTGTGGGGATTGATCAGCAAAATGTTGCATCGTTCTATTCTATGCTCAACACGCTGAATCGTGAGCACGGCCTTGCCATTGTGCTCGTGACACATGAAATTGACCTGGTCACTGATTTGGCAACGCATGTAGCCTGTCTAAATCGGACAATTCATTTTCATGGTGTCCAAGCTGCTTATAAAAATATGGAAGATCAAGATGTTTCGAGATGGTATGGCCACCCTGTGCGGCGCATTCACCAGCAAGCGGCGGAGGTGGAGCAATGA